The genomic interval TGGCTGGAATCGGAATCATCATTCATGGGTGTTGTCCAGCCACTGGAACATGACCAGGGCGTCCGCATAACCGTGAACGGGGTGATTGAAGGCGCTGGGCAGGCGGCCGACGATTTCAAAACCGAGTTTCAGCCAGAGGCGTACGGCCCTTCGTTAGTGGAGGCCACGAAATTAAACTGCATGGCTTTGTAGCCGGATTCCAGCGCGGTTTTTTTTGAGTGTCGGCACATGGCGGTGACCACCCCTTTGCCGCGTGCGTCGGGGGTAACCATATACCCGCAATTGCAGACGTGTGCACCGGGACCGGGATGGTTGGTTTTCAGGTAGTAGGTGCCGAGGAGGGTCCGTTTTCTTCAGCGACCCAGGTTTGACGCGGAAGTTCCATCCAGAGTCTGTATGCCGTGTCCCGGGAGATATCCCGCGGATAGGCATAGGTTTCGCCGGCCGCGGCGATGGTATGAAAAACAGACCGGATGGCCTCGAAGTCTTTGGGGGAGGTTTTTCGTATGCTCAGGTGCATGACTACCGCATCCGGTAAATCAGGGCGGTGCCGATAAAAAAGAAGGCGATAATGGCGGACCATGCACCGATCCAGGGTTGGATGTACAGCTGTTTGGCGAGGTATTCCATGGTGAACTGTGTGGCATAAAAGGTGAAAAAGAGGCCGATGGCCATCATGATGCCTGAGAGTGCGCCTTTGCGTCCGGTGTGTGTGCCTACGGGAATGCCGATCAGCACGGCAATGATGCAGATGAAGGGCATAGTCAGTTTGTGGTGCAGGTCGACGAGATCGCTTCTGATTTCGCGCAGAGAGAGATGTTGGTGGGTTCTGATATATTCGTAGAGTTCAAGCGATGACTGGTGGGCGGAGTCTTTGGCTTCGCGCATGAATTCTTCGGGGCGTTCTTTGAGATAACGCATTTCCAGCGTCTGAAACGTTTCGGGCGGGCCGAGTCGGGTGTTGTTTTCATCGAAACGCTGTATTTCACCATCTTCGAACCACCAGCGGCGGTCGAGCCAGTGGCCTTTTTTTGCTGTGATTTTTTCGCGGTCCGAGCCGTCTTCGCGTCGAATCCGCAGCGTGATGCCCTGCATGGTGTAGGAGCGGGTATCGAAGCCGACGATGTGCCATTCGTGTCCGAGTGTCGGGTTTTTATAGGCGATATTTTCAAAATAGACATCATCGCTGGCTTTGGTTTTGCTTTCCAGTAACTGATGTGCGCGGTAGGCATATTTCGGTCCGGTATACTCGTTCACCACCGCGGTGAACAGGAAGCAGAAGAAGCCTAACAGCAGGTAGGGGCGTACGATGCGGTAGATGCTGACCCCGCTGGCGCGCATGGCCACAATTTCGCTGTGGCGGGTCATTTGTGAGAGGCTGTAAAGGGTGGCCAGAAGCAGGCAGATGGGCACAATGAAAATGACCATGGAAGGCAGCTGCAGGCTGTAGTAGTGCAGCATAATGCGGCCGACGTCCCAGAATCCGGTTCCGCTGGAGGCGGACAGGATTTTGTTGAAATCCTTCATGGTGTCCATGAGATCGCCGATGATAAATAGCAGTGCAAACGCGATCAGCAGATAGATCAGCGGCTGAAACAGATTCATGAACAGGTATCGGGCGAGAATTTTCATACGATGGTCCCGATAACGTAGCGGATAAAACGGTGTGATCGCAAGCGTTGAAAAGGGCGGGACGTATGTGTAGGGTTTCTTCGTTTAACAGGAGTTTGATTTATGCTTTTTTCAGGATTCAGCGATCAGAGCCGTGCACATGATCCGGCGACTATTGTGATTTTCGGGGCGTCCGGCGACCTGACCCATCGTAAACTGATTCCGGCGCTTTTTGTGGCCTATATGCAGGATCTGCTGCCCGAACAGTTCCGCGTAGTCGGTTTTGCGCGGCGGGATTATAACGATGATATATTCCGTGATATGATGGCTGATTCGATTCGTAAATTCACCCGGCTTCCGGCCGGTGAAGAACTGATCCGCCGTTTTGTTGCACATCTTGATTATCATCGGGGCGACCTCTCCAGTCCGGATGCCTACGTGGCACTGAAAGAGCGCCTGGCCGGAGAGGCCTATCCGGAAAATCATCTGTTCTACCTTTCCATCATTCCGGATCTGTTTCACACCGCAGTACATAATCTTCAGGAAACCGGCATGATCCGCGATCCGGAGGATGAGCATTGGACCCGTGTGGTGATTGAAAAACCGTTCGGAAAGGATCTGGAATCGGCGATTGCGCTGAATAAGGAACTGCTCGAGCATCTGGATGAAACGCAGATCTATCGCATCGACCACTATCTCGGAAAAGAGACGGTGCAGAATATCCTGTCGTTCCGCTTTGCCAACGCCATCTTTGAGCCGGTGTTCAACCGTTCCTATGTCGACCATATCCAGATCACGGCTTCCGAGACGGTCGGGATGGAAAAAGGGCGGGGCGGTTATTACGACGAATATGGTGCGCTGCGCGATATGGTGACCAATCATCTGCTGCAGCTGCTCTGTCTGGTAACGATGGAGGCGCCTGGTGATCTTTCCGCCGAGTCGATCCGGAATGAAAAGGTAAAACTCCTGAATGCCACGAAGCTGGATATCCGGAAGGATATTTCCGATGCCGTCTGTCGTGGGCAGTATGCGGAGGGCGTGGATTCGGACGGAAATAAAATTAAGGGGTATCTGCAGGAAGAGCGGATTGATCCGCAGTCGAATACGGATTCGTTTACGGCTCTGCGGCTGAGTATTAACAACTGGCGCTGGGCCGGTGTGCCGATTCTGCTGCGGACCGGAAAGCGCATGGCCAAAAAAACCACGGAGATTGCGGTGCAGTTCAAAGTGCCGCCGCTGCAGCTTTTCCAGCAGGTGGAATGCGAGGGCGATGTCTGTGACATTACGCGCATTAAACCCAATACGCTGATTTTCCGCATTCAGCCCGATGAAGGGATTTTCCTTAAAGTGGGGACCAAACGTCCCGGTATGCGGTTTGTTGTGGAGGATGTCGATATGGATTTCTCCTATTCCGGAAAATGGAACCAGTCGCTGCCTGAAGCGTATGAACGGCTGCTGCTGGATACGCTGCATGGTGATTCCACGCTGTTCACCCGGTCTGACGAGGTGGCGGCCGAGTGGCGTGTGGTTCAGCCGATTCTCGATAATCTGGATCAGCTTAAACCGTTTGCCTATCCGCCTGGAGAGTGGGGGGTGAAAGAAGCGGACCGGCTTTTCGATGGCGTGGAAGGGATGTGGCGCAACGGTAAATCGGTGAAGGTTTCCGGGGCGAACTCGGCATTGGATAGCGCGAAGCTTTAGCATGAATGACCGCAACGTTTATATGGTGTATGTTACGGCCGGCGACGATGCTGAGGCCAAACGCATTGCCCGTGCGGTCGTGCAGGAGCGGTTGGCGGCCTGCGCCAATATTCTCGGCGGTATTCAGTCTGTCTATTCATGGAGAGGCGATATCTGTGAAGATCATGAAGTTGCGCTTATCCTTAAAACATCGGGTGAATGTAAAAATGAACTCATTTCCCGGATTCGAGAAATCCACTCCTATGAAACGCCCTGTATTGTCTTCCTGCCCATCAGCGATGGTCATCCCGCTTTTCTGGACTGGATAGACGGGGAAACCCGGGGGAATGGTTTCGGGGCGGCCGGGGATGAATCTATTCTGTTTTTCGGCTGCTGGAGCCGTCAATCGTCGGGGTATTGCCGTGCGGCAGCGGAGAGCTGGCGGGGCGGGATATAGCTTTCGGAGTTATGTACGGCATGCATAGCGCCCGATCCTGCTGGAAACCAGCGCAATGTATCGGCTTTTTTTCCCAGCGGCTGAAAATGCAGTCGGGCCAGTTTTTTGTAAAACCGGTCGGCCTCTTCAGGATACCGGTCTTTGAGCCAGACCCCGGCGCTCCAGAGTATCATGGCTTTCTGATGCCGGTTCCAGGCGAGGGCGGCGGCATCGCCTGCATGATCCGCCGCGGTTTGGCGGTAGTGAAAGCGGCGGTTCGGAATCGGTGCGGTTTCATCATAAAGCGGCCGCAGATTTTCCGGTGCGACGGCGGATTCGTGCTCAATTCCAATGGTGGAAAAGAAGCCCTCAACGATGGTGTAGTCGGGGTAGAGTTCGGTGCCGCAGAGTTCCATACCTTTCCATCGCATGATACGCGCCGCATGGTAAAGGTGTGCTGCACGAGTATTCCAGTTGTTCCAGAACGAGCGGCTTTCTTTCAGAGCATGCAGATAAGTCTGCAGCATATAGCCGATTTCCGTGGGGTAATAGGGCAGTGCATCTTCAGGACGCCCTTCGCGGAAGAGGCGTCGGGCCAGCAG from Verrucomicrobia bacterium S94 carries:
- a CDS encoding YjgP/YjgQ family permease: MKILARYLFMNLFQPLIYLLIAFALLFIIGDLMDTMKDFNKILSASSGTGFWDVGRIMLHYYSLQLPSMVIFIVPICLLLATLYSLSQMTRHSEIVAMRASGVSIYRIVRPYLLLGFFCFLFTAVVNEYTGPKYAYRAHQLLESKTKASDDVYFENIAYKNPTLGHEWHIVGFDTRSYTMQGITLRIRREDGSDREKITAKKGHWLDRRWWFEDGEIQRFDENNTRLGPPETFQTLEMRYLKERPEEFMREAKDSAHQSSLELYEYIRTHQHLSLREIRSDLVDLHHKLTMPFICIIAVLIGIPVGTHTGRKGALSGIMMAIGLFFTFYATQFTMEYLAKQLYIQPWIGAWSAIIAFFFIGTALIYRMR
- the zwf gene encoding glucose-6-phosphate dehydrogenase produces the protein MLFSGFSDQSRAHDPATIVIFGASGDLTHRKLIPALFVAYMQDLLPEQFRVVGFARRDYNDDIFRDMMADSIRKFTRLPAGEELIRRFVAHLDYHRGDLSSPDAYVALKERLAGEAYPENHLFYLSIIPDLFHTAVHNLQETGMIRDPEDEHWTRVVIEKPFGKDLESAIALNKELLEHLDETQIYRIDHYLGKETVQNILSFRFANAIFEPVFNRSYVDHIQITASETVGMEKGRGGYYDEYGALRDMVTNHLLQLLCLVTMEAPGDLSAESIRNEKVKLLNATKLDIRKDISDAVCRGQYAEGVDSDGNKIKGYLQEERIDPQSNTDSFTALRLSINNWRWAGVPILLRTGKRMAKKTTEIAVQFKVPPLQLFQQVECEGDVCDITRIKPNTLIFRIQPDEGIFLKVGTKRPGMRFVVEDVDMDFSYSGKWNQSLPEAYERLLLDTLHGDSTLFTRSDEVAAEWRVVQPILDNLDQLKPFAYPPGEWGVKEADRLFDGVEGMWRNGKSVKVSGANSALDSAKL
- a CDS encoding divalent-cation tolerance protein CutA; translated protein: MNDRNVYMVYVTAGDDAEAKRIARAVVQERLAACANILGGIQSVYSWRGDICEDHEVALILKTSGECKNELISRIREIHSYETPCIVFLPISDGHPAFLDWIDGETRGNGFGAAGDESILFFGCWSRQSSGYCRAAAESWRGGI